A region from the Thauera humireducens genome encodes:
- a CDS encoding ABC transporter ATP-binding protein, whose amino-acid sequence MSLFVTEGLVKRFGGLLATDQVDLTVAPGEIHALIGPNGAGKSTLVNLVSGLLPADAGRIVLDGVDLTALAPHMRVRHGLARCFQITSVFRNDSVRDNLLLAVQAQAGTSFRCLRRREAETALMDGALALADKVGLADVLDRPAGTLPHGMQKKLDVALALAARPKLLLLDEPMAGMGPEDSLQMVALIDRLRRDTAILLIEHDMDAVFQLADRISVLVYGRVLTSGDAAHVKGHPEVQSVYLGTEVAA is encoded by the coding sequence ATGAGCCTGTTCGTGACCGAGGGCCTGGTGAAGCGCTTCGGCGGCCTGCTTGCGACCGACCAGGTCGACCTGACGGTGGCGCCGGGCGAGATCCATGCGCTGATCGGACCCAATGGTGCCGGCAAGTCCACCCTGGTCAATCTCGTCAGCGGCCTGCTGCCGGCCGATGCCGGACGCATCGTGCTCGACGGCGTCGATCTCACCGCGCTGGCGCCGCACATGCGCGTGCGCCATGGCCTGGCGCGCTGCTTCCAGATCACCAGCGTGTTCCGCAACGATTCCGTGCGCGACAACCTGCTGCTGGCGGTGCAGGCGCAGGCGGGCACCAGCTTCCGCTGCCTGCGGCGGCGCGAGGCCGAGACGGCGCTGATGGACGGCGCCCTGGCGCTGGCGGACAAGGTCGGCCTGGCCGATGTGCTCGATCGTCCGGCCGGCACGCTGCCGCACGGCATGCAGAAGAAGCTCGACGTCGCGCTGGCGCTGGCGGCGCGGCCCAAGCTGCTGCTGCTCGATGAGCCGATGGCGGGGATGGGGCCGGAGGATTCGCTGCAGATGGTGGCGCTGATCGACCGCCTGCGGCGCGACACGGCGATTCTCTTGATCGAGCACGACATGGATGCGGTTTTCCAGCTCGCCGACCGGATTTCGGTGCTGGTGTACGGCCGCGTGCTGACCTCCGGCGACGCGGCGCATGTGAAGGGGCATCCCGAGGTGCAGTCGGTCTATCTCGGGACCGAGGTGGCCGCATGA
- a CDS encoding branched-chain amino acid ABC transporter permease, translating to MTNPASAVAHPSFATRFPGAVRRLPWLVLALLAVFPLLAPTLGLEYYVGFVRRVLIVAIAATSLNFILGYGGMAALGHAGFVGVGAYAVVALVEAGVSSAWLAWGGALAVAGVAAALIGMVSLRTRGVYFIMITLAFAQMLYYLAVSLRTYGGDDGYGLYTPLAMGAWLDGAHPDVFYWVVLAIAAGVFALFSRVAHSRYGHALRGIRDNETRMVALGYPVFRLKLAGFVAAGAVAGLAGGLLASHNAFVSPGVMHWTQSALLLVMVILGGLGRRWGAPLGVALWLTLEEVLKMHTDYWHWPLGVLLLLVVFHAPQGLAALLERRGGQGGAA from the coding sequence GTGACGAATCCTGCTTCCGCCGTGGCGCACCCGTCCTTCGCCACCCGTTTTCCCGGCGCGGTGCGCCGCCTGCCTTGGCTGGTGCTGGCGCTGCTGGCCGTCTTTCCCTTGCTGGCGCCGACGCTGGGGCTGGAGTACTACGTCGGTTTCGTGCGCCGGGTGCTGATCGTCGCCATTGCCGCGACCAGCCTCAACTTCATCCTCGGCTACGGCGGCATGGCGGCGCTGGGCCACGCCGGCTTCGTCGGCGTCGGCGCCTATGCGGTGGTGGCGCTGGTCGAGGCGGGCGTCTCGTCGGCCTGGCTGGCCTGGGGCGGCGCGCTGGCGGTCGCTGGCGTGGCGGCAGCGCTGATCGGCATGGTGTCGCTGCGCACGCGCGGCGTGTACTTCATCATGATCACGCTCGCCTTCGCGCAGATGCTTTACTACCTGGCGGTGTCGCTGCGCACCTATGGCGGCGACGACGGCTACGGGCTGTACACGCCGCTGGCGATGGGCGCCTGGCTCGATGGCGCACACCCGGACGTCTTCTACTGGGTGGTGCTGGCGATCGCGGCCGGGGTGTTCGCGCTCTTCAGCCGGGTTGCGCATTCGCGCTACGGCCATGCGTTGCGCGGCATCCGCGACAACGAGACGCGCATGGTCGCGCTCGGCTACCCGGTCTTCCGCCTCAAGCTCGCCGGCTTCGTTGCCGCCGGCGCGGTGGCGGGGCTGGCCGGCGGCCTGCTCGCCAGCCACAACGCCTTCGTCAGCCCCGGCGTGATGCACTGGACGCAGTCTGCGCTGCTGCTGGTGATGGTGATCCTGGGCGGCCTTGGCCGGCGCTGGGGCGCGCCGCTGGGTGTGGCGCTGTGGCTGACCCTGGAGGAAGTGCTGAAGATGCACACCGACTACTGGCACTGGCCGCTGGGCGTGCTGCTGTTGCTGGTCGTCTTCCATGCGCCGCAGGGGCTGGCGGCGCTGCTCGAGCGCCGCGGCGGCCAGGGGGGCGCGGCATGA
- a CDS encoding branched-chain amino acid ABC transporter permease: protein MDAIFVFEQLLNGLGYGLMLFLIAAGLTLVFGIMDTMNLAHGSLYMAGAYVAARVHEASGSFAGAVLAAVLVTVAVAAVLELLVVRHLYRRDHLVQVLATFGIILIADDAVKAIWGVAPLMASTPAALAGPVQLFEGLPYPAYRLLLIGAGLLVALGLYLLVNNTRVGMLVRAGASNRQMAEFMGVRVGAVFSFVFALGAGLAALAGALMAPISSVQVGMGEAILIPALVVIVIGGIGSVRGAFVAALLVGLVDTAGRAFLPPALRAVLPPSVAADLGPALAGIAMYVLMAAVLTLKPAGLFPARA, encoded by the coding sequence ATGGATGCCATCTTCGTTTTCGAGCAACTGCTCAACGGCCTCGGCTACGGCCTGATGCTGTTCCTGATTGCCGCCGGCCTGACGCTGGTGTTCGGCATCATGGACACGATGAACCTCGCCCACGGCTCGCTCTACATGGCGGGCGCCTACGTCGCCGCGCGCGTGCACGAGGCGAGCGGCTCGTTCGCCGGCGCGGTGCTTGCGGCGGTGCTCGTCACCGTGGCCGTGGCGGCCGTGCTCGAGCTGCTGGTGGTGCGCCACCTCTATCGTCGCGACCATCTGGTCCAGGTGCTGGCCACCTTCGGCATCATCCTGATCGCGGATGATGCGGTGAAGGCGATCTGGGGCGTGGCGCCGCTGATGGCCTCGACGCCGGCCGCGCTCGCCGGACCGGTGCAGTTGTTCGAGGGGCTGCCCTATCCGGCCTACCGCCTGCTCCTGATCGGTGCAGGCCTGCTGGTGGCGCTCGGGCTCTACCTGCTGGTGAACAACACCCGCGTCGGCATGCTGGTGCGTGCCGGGGCCTCGAACCGGCAGATGGCGGAATTCATGGGCGTGCGCGTGGGGGCGGTGTTTTCCTTCGTGTTCGCGCTCGGCGCCGGGCTCGCGGCCCTGGCCGGGGCGCTGATGGCGCCGATCAGCTCGGTGCAGGTCGGCATGGGCGAGGCCATCCTGATTCCGGCGCTGGTGGTCATCGTCATCGGTGGCATCGGCTCGGTGCGCGGCGCCTTCGTTGCCGCGCTGCTGGTCGGCCTGGTCGATACCGCCGGCCGCGCCTTCCTGCCGCCGGCGCTGCGCGCGGTGTTGCCGCCCTCGGTGGCGGCCGACCTCGGGCCCGCGCTGGCCGGCATCGCGATGTACGTGCTGATGGCGGCCGTGCTTACGCTCAAACCCGCGGGCCTGTTCCCCGCCCGCGCCTGA
- a CDS encoding ABC transporter substrate-binding protein, with product MLQMKNLAVALALCGAAAAHAADIKVGIALDISGPFAALGAEARDGFELAIEKLGGKLGGQPAEFLRTDFGGNPEQANQLVSRYLQRDKIDFFTGPIGSNAALAVGPALFAAKVPYLSANPGPSAYAGDKCSPYFFAQYQNDTYDEAAGKVANEKGYKNVVLIAPNYPAGKDHLNGFKRLYKGEVKDEIYTKLGQIDYAAEIAQIRAAKPDAVFFFLPGAMGINFVKQFVGGGLKDIPLIAPGFSADEDVIQAVGEPMIGVLNTAHWTHDLKNAANAEFVSSFRKKYDGRYPSVYAAMAYDTLMAMDAAVRDVGGKVADREAVLKALKSPSFQSVRGEFKYGVNNFPVQNYYLREVGKDAEGRITNKLVGTTLEQHQDAYVGACKM from the coding sequence ATGCTGCAGATGAAGAACCTGGCCGTCGCCCTGGCGCTGTGCGGCGCTGCTGCCGCGCATGCCGCCGACATCAAGGTCGGCATCGCACTCGACATTTCCGGCCCGTTCGCGGCGCTCGGGGCCGAGGCGCGCGACGGCTTCGAGCTGGCGATCGAGAAGCTGGGCGGCAAGCTCGGCGGCCAGCCGGCGGAGTTCCTGCGCACCGACTTCGGCGGTAACCCTGAGCAGGCCAACCAGCTCGTCTCCCGCTACCTGCAGCGTGACAAGATCGACTTCTTCACCGGCCCGATCGGTTCCAACGCGGCGCTCGCCGTGGGGCCGGCGCTGTTCGCCGCCAAGGTGCCCTACCTGTCGGCCAACCCCGGCCCGAGCGCCTATGCCGGCGACAAGTGCAGCCCGTACTTCTTCGCCCAGTACCAGAACGACACCTATGACGAGGCCGCCGGCAAGGTCGCCAACGAGAAGGGCTACAAGAACGTGGTCCTGATCGCCCCCAACTACCCGGCGGGCAAGGACCACCTGAACGGCTTCAAGCGCCTGTACAAGGGCGAGGTGAAGGACGAGATCTACACCAAGCTCGGCCAGATCGACTATGCCGCCGAGATCGCCCAGATCCGCGCCGCCAAGCCGGACGCGGTGTTCTTCTTCCTGCCCGGTGCGATGGGGATCAACTTCGTCAAGCAGTTCGTCGGCGGCGGCCTGAAGGACATCCCGCTGATCGCCCCCGGCTTTTCGGCCGACGAGGACGTGATCCAGGCTGTGGGCGAGCCGATGATCGGCGTGCTCAACACCGCGCACTGGACGCACGATCTGAAGAATGCGGCGAACGCCGAGTTCGTGTCGTCCTTCCGCAAGAAGTACGACGGCCGCTACCCCTCGGTGTATGCGGCGATGGCCTACGACACGCTGATGGCGATGGATGCCGCGGTGCGCGATGTCGGCGGCAAGGTCGCCGACCGCGAGGCCGTGCTGAAGGCGCTGAAGAGCCCGAGCTTCCAGTCGGTGCGCGGCGAGTTCAAGTACGGCGTCAACAACTTCCCGGTGCAGAACTACTACCTGCGCGAAGTCGGCAAGGACGCCGAGGGCCGCATCACCAACAAGCTGGTGGGCACCACGCTCGAGCAGCACCAGGACGCCTACGTCGGCGCCTGCAAGATGTAA
- the ruvA gene encoding Holliday junction branch migration protein RuvA, with translation MIGRITGTLLEKNPPQILVDVHGVGYEIDVPMSTFYNLPATGAQVSLHTHHVVREDGHFLFGFATEEERATFRQLLKVSGIGARMALAVLSGLSVNDLAQAVALQEAGRLVKIPGIGKKTAERLLLELRDKLGKALPNMAGARLTAAPGTAPDAKSDILNALLALGYNEREALGAMKGLDEAVGVSDGIRQALKLLSKG, from the coding sequence ATGATCGGACGCATCACCGGCACCTTGCTGGAAAAGAATCCGCCGCAGATCCTCGTTGACGTGCACGGCGTCGGCTACGAGATCGACGTGCCGATGAGCACCTTCTACAACCTGCCCGCAACGGGGGCCCAGGTCAGCCTGCACACCCATCACGTCGTGCGCGAGGACGGCCATTTCCTGTTCGGCTTCGCCACCGAGGAAGAGCGCGCCACCTTCCGCCAGTTGCTCAAGGTATCGGGCATCGGCGCGCGCATGGCGCTGGCCGTGCTGTCCGGGCTGTCGGTCAACGATCTCGCCCAGGCCGTGGCGCTGCAGGAAGCCGGCCGTCTGGTGAAGATCCCGGGTATCGGCAAGAAGACCGCCGAGCGCCTGTTGCTGGAGCTGCGCGACAAGCTGGGCAAGGCGCTGCCGAACATGGCCGGCGCCCGGCTCACGGCCGCGCCGGGCACCGCCCCCGACGCGAAGAGCGACATCCTCAACGCGCTGCTGGCCCTGGGCTACAACGAGCGCGAGGCGCTGGGCGCGATGAAGGGCCTGGACGAGGCGGTGGGCGTGTCCGACGGCATCCGCCAGGCGCTGAAGCTGCTGTCGAAGGGCTAA